Below is a window of Planctomycetes bacterium MalM25 DNA.
CCGGCGGGCACTCTGCCCGACCCGACGGGCGAAGCCGTCAGGGGCGTGACGGCGTACCGCCTCGGGTTGCTATCAAACAGCTGCTTCTGCTGAGCTCCGGCAAACTGGTACCGCAGTCCGTTGTGCAAAGTCGTGAACTGCGCAGCGCCCGCCATGCTGGCATTCATATCGACTCGACAGACGGCGCACTCTCCGCCGAGAGCCAAGTCGGCGTTGGCGAATTGAGCCGGGTTCGCGCGGAACGCTTCTTTGTTCGCTTCGGTGCCGAAGAAGTACAGCCGGTCCAGGTAGCGGGCTCCGTAGGCCGTCTTGCCGGGCGTGCGTCTTCCGGTGCGGGCGTAGGCGACCACGTCGTCCCCGGCAAGCGCCGGGGCGTACTTGGCCGGATCGGCCTGGAACATCGCCTTCTGCTCGGCGCCAGGGAAGCGGTAGATGACGCCATCGTACGCCGCTTGGTGCTGGGACGACCCCGCCATCCATTGCTTCATGTTGACCTGGCAGACGGGGCAGTAGCCGTCGAGGCCAACCTTGCTCGCGGCCATCACCGTTCCGCTCCCCGGCGGCGTCGCCGAGGCAGCCGATCCCGATCCCGAGTCGACCCGTCGAGGCGCCGTGCTCGAACCAGACTGAGCAGGCGCCTGCCCTCCGAAGGCGAGGCAAGCGAGCAGAGAGAGCGCAACGTTTACACGGGGCATGGTCGTTTACAGGCATGTAAGAGGGAGTGTGCCGTCCACCTATTCTGACGAATCGTAGAGGGCCGGTCATGCCGAGTCAGTGCGTCTGCCCACACATTCGGGAGGCATCCTTCTACAGCTAATGAGTTGCTCATAACCAAGCCAAGCGAAGATCGGTCCGTACTCCAACCAGGGGAGCACGTAGTAGAAAAAGTACTCGCCATTGTAAGGGGTCCCCATCACACCGGGATGCGGGAGGTGCGTCTGCAGCCAGAAACGTAGGTAATACAGCAGGGCGAAGGCCCCCATGGCCAGCCAAGCTCGCGACCCCGCCCAGGGCAACAGGGGCGCCGCCCAGCACCAGTACCAAGGGTTCTGTGTTGGCGCTAGCAACCAGAACCAGGCCAGTGTTAGGAAGGCGGCGCGGAGCCAGGTGCGGAGGCTCTTCGTCGAGCCATCGAGGCGTGAAGCGGCACGCCACGCTAGGACGATCGCCACGAGAGCGAATAGAGCCCCGGTAACCGCGCGGGTCAGGGCGAAGGCTTGATCGTCGCGTCCTTGGTATCGTTCCGACCACACCGCGGGAGTGACGTCGAACCACGGGGTTGTCGCATGCGGCGTGTCGTCGGGGCGCCAGCGGACGTTCTCGTAGACCAGCATAAAGAGCAGGTCGTTCATCTCCCACTGCGTGAGGAACGCGTTCAGCCCCGACGGGCTCGCCTCTTCCGCGTCTGGCGGCGGTGGGATCGACTCGGCGTCGGAGTCCTGCATCGCCACCGGCCCCGGCGGGGCAATCAGCATCGGCGCGAGCGTCAACGCCGTCACGGCGACGAACACCACCGTGCCCCACAGCGCGACACGCCAGCCGCCCCGACGCAGGAAGGCGAACGCCAAGAGGGGGGCCAGCACGACCGGGTAGAGCTTCGCACCAACCCCGAACGCCAACAGAGTGGTCGACGAGATAGCGATCCCCCACCGCTCCGGCTCACGCAACGCCCGGGCCGCCAAGGCAAGGGCGAGCGCTGTTAGTCCGATGGCGATCGAATCGAGGTGCCCGCTGCCTGCGATCTCCTTCAACACCAAAGGACACCAGCCGTAGGCGAGCGCCCACCCGGCCGGGAGGCGGCAGGTCCTTAGCAGGTCGATGACGGCGAGCAACGTCGCTACGTCGAACAGCGTTAGCCACGCTTTCAACCAGACGAGCCGCCAGCGGGCGTCCCAGGCACGAGGCGACGTCATTGCTGCGGCGGCGAACACCCCTTGGCTCACCGGGGGGTAGGGCGAGGTCAGTTCGCCGTAGTGGATCGTGCGAGCAATCTCGCCGAGCGCGGGCTCCTCTTGCGCCACGACGACCAGTCGCTCCAGGCTGCTGTCTCCACCTTTGGTTTGCGACTCATTCAAGGCCGCGACGATTCGCTCCGGTGTATAGGCGTAAGGATTCTCCCCCTCCGCGACGACGGCGCCGTCCCACAGGTAGCGGTAGATGTCGATCTCCTGGTAAGGCGGCGTTGGCGCCAACAGCAGCCGGAAGATCAACGAGGTCCCGATCACCCAACCCGCGACACCCCGGGGCGCCCGGATCGCGAGCGGTAAAGCGACAAAGTAGATCGCGTAGGCTAGGAAGTAGAGTCCGAGCACGGTCAATAAGGGGCGCTCGGCCACCGGCACGGGCAAGTCGTAGCGCGGCCCCATCGCGAGCAACAACGAGTAGACCGCCGCACTCCCCGCGAAGGCGAGCCACAGACCGGCAGGGACGCTTGTTGGCTTCATCGCGACCAACCGTACCGTGCCAGCGTCAGCAGGATCTTGGTCCCGGCGGCGAGCGAACCACGCACCGTCCCGCTGATCTTGCTCCGACCGATCCGCCGCCTGTACGGGACCGGGATCTCGCGAACGCGTAGGCCGTGTCGGAGCGCTTTCATCTGCATTTCGATCGTCCAACCGTAGTCGCGATCGATCATGCCGAGGGCAATCAAACTCTCGTAGCGGATCGCCCGGAAGGGGCCCAAGTCCGTGTAGGACGCTTTCCAAAAAGTGCGCATCAGCCAACTGGCGAAGTGGTTACCGAAGGCGGCGACCGGGGGCATGGCGCCCGGTTCGCGTTCACCGCGCATCCGCGAGCCGAGGACGAAGTCGGCTTCGCCCGCCAGGATCGGCTCGACGAGCAGAGGCAGCAACCCGGGGTCGTCGCTCGCATCGGCGTCGAGGAACACGACGACCGCCGGCTTCGCCTCCCCACGCTCGATCTCCGCCATCCCCGCGAGGCAGGCGCTGCCGTAGCCGCGACGCGGCTCCGCCACGACCTCCGCGCCCGCGTCGGCAGCAATCTGTGCGGTCGCGTCGGTGGAACCGTTATCGACCACGATCACGCGCCCAACCGGCGGCAAGGCTTCGAGCACGCGGCGGATACTTTCCTCCTCGTTGAGCGCGGGCAGGATCACCGCCACCGAGTGCAGCGGTTCGCTCGACGAGGGGCCCTCCTGGTCTTCCATAGCGTCAGCCTGCGCGGGGAGTTCCCCTTCCGCAAGAGATGATCGGGTTTCTGGTATCGGCATCCCCTTCCAGCGGTAGCTCGGGTGGGCCTGGGAGCCGAAACTGTACTTCCTTGCCAGCGAGCCATGGCAAGGACGGTACCTCTCGGACCGCCCCGCGGATACGCTTGCAGTTGGCCCGGAGCCTCTACGCACCTCCCATGAAGATGAACGACGCCGCGATCCGCCAGACCGTTGAGCAAGCCGTCCTCACCGCGCCGGTGTGGGACCTGCACACGCACCTGTTCCCGCCCGCTTTCGGGTCGCGATTCGGGCGGGGCGTGACGCCCGACCCGGAGGGGCTGATGCTGTGGGGGATCGATGATCTCCTCACGTACCACTACCTCATCGCCGAGGTTCTGCGGGAAGCGGCGCCTGAAGGGCTCACCGCCAACCGTTTCTTCGAGCTGTCACAGAGCGAGCAGGCCGACCTGATCTGGCGCAAGCTCTTCGTCGAGGCGACGCCC
It encodes the following:
- a CDS encoding YHS domain protein; this encodes MAASKVGLDGYCPVCQVNMKQWMAGSSQHQAAYDGVIYRFPGAEQKAMFQADPAKYAPALAGDDVVAYARTGRRTPGKTAYGARYLDRLYFFGTEANKEAFRANPAQFANADLALGGECAVCRVDMNASMAGAAQFTTLHNGLRYQFAGAQQKQLFDSNPRRYAVTPLTASPVGSGRVPAGSGSGSGGR
- a CDS encoding Undecaprenyl-phosphate mannosyltransferase — translated: MEDQEGPSSSEPLHSVAVILPALNEEESIRRVLEALPPVGRVIVVDNGSTDATAQIAADAGAEVVAEPRRGYGSACLAGMAEIERGEAKPAVVVFLDADASDDPGLLPLLVEPILAGEADFVLGSRMRGEREPGAMPPVAAFGNHFASWLMRTFWKASYTDLGPFRAIRYESLIALGMIDRDYGWTIEMQMKALRHGLRVREIPVPYRRRIGRSKISGTVRGSLAAGTKILLTLARYGWSR